A single window of Luteipulveratus halotolerans DNA harbors:
- a CDS encoding hydroxypyruvate isomerase family protein codes for MVDHDLPFLANISMLFTEVPFLDRPAAARNAGFDAIECWWPWPDRPVPSDGDVESFVLAVQRAGVRLVGLNVFGGDLAGADAGVLSIPSRSNEFRDNLPVAVEIGRRLGVRGFTALYGCRVDGVDPQQQDELAAEHIALAADHAATIGATIFVEPVSGPRPYPLRTAADAVRVVDRARADDHPNVGLLCDLYHLATNGDDVPRAISTYADRIAHVQLADSPGRGEPGRAICRSPICSRRSRRRDTATGSAWSTRRPPTPPPACAGCRPPAARPPDPASTTEGATT; via the coding sequence ATGGTCGACCACGACCTCCCGTTCCTGGCCAACATCTCGATGCTGTTCACCGAGGTGCCCTTCCTCGACCGACCGGCTGCCGCACGCAACGCCGGCTTCGACGCCATCGAGTGCTGGTGGCCCTGGCCCGACCGCCCGGTCCCGTCCGACGGCGACGTCGAGTCGTTCGTGCTCGCGGTCCAACGCGCCGGAGTCCGGCTCGTCGGGCTCAACGTCTTCGGCGGCGACCTCGCCGGCGCCGACGCCGGAGTGCTGTCGATCCCGAGCCGTAGCAACGAGTTCCGCGACAACCTGCCCGTGGCCGTCGAGATCGGCCGCCGGCTCGGCGTCCGCGGGTTCACCGCGCTCTACGGCTGCCGCGTCGACGGCGTCGATCCGCAGCAGCAGGACGAGCTCGCCGCCGAGCACATCGCCCTTGCCGCCGACCATGCCGCCACGATCGGCGCCACGATCTTCGTCGAACCGGTCAGCGGCCCCAGGCCCTACCCGCTGCGTACGGCGGCCGACGCCGTCCGCGTCGTCGACCGGGCCCGCGCCGACGACCACCCCAACGTCGGGCTGCTCTGCGATCTCTACCATCTCGCCACCAACGGCGACGACGTCCCGCGCGCGATCAGCACGTACGCCGACCGCATCGCGCACGTCCAGCTCGCCGACTCCCCCGGCCGGGGCGAACCCGGTCGGGCGATCTGCCGGTCGCCGATCTGCTCGCGGCGCTCGAGGCGTCGGGATACCGCGACTGGGTCGGCCTGGAGTACACGCCGACCACCGACACCACCACCAGCCTGCGCTGGCTGCCGACCGCCCGCCGCTCGGCCGCCTGACCCCGCGTCCACCACCGAAGGAGCCACGACATGA
- the uraH gene encoding hydroxyisourate hydrolase, producing the protein MTTLSTHVLDTGLGRPASGVGVTLETVAGQPIWSGETDADGRVSTLGPETLDAGDYRLRFATAPYFAAQGKRTFYPEVVVVFTVDDADAHFHVPVLLNAYGYSTYRGS; encoded by the coding sequence ATGACCACGCTCAGCACCCACGTGCTCGACACCGGCCTCGGCCGACCGGCCTCCGGCGTCGGTGTCACGCTCGAAACCGTTGCAGGACAACCGATCTGGAGCGGCGAGACCGATGCCGACGGCCGGGTGTCCACGCTCGGCCCCGAGACCCTCGACGCCGGCGACTACCGCCTGCGGTTCGCGACGGCGCCCTACTTCGCGGCTCAGGGCAAGCGCACCTTCTACCCCGAGGTGGTCGTCGTCTTCACCGTCGACGACGCCGACGCCCACTTCCACGTGCCCGTGCTGCTCAACGCGTACGGCTACTCCACCTATCGGGGCAGCTGA
- the uraD gene encoding 2-oxo-4-hydroxy-4-carboxy-5-ureidoimidazoline decarboxylase, with product MSVHDFNELPASEAERLLRSCLPVERWISTVAQGRPYADWPALRSTAESAAAHLSDDELETALAGHPRIGERASGPRHEAAHSAREQSGVDRDDPAVARALAEGNAAYERRFDRVFLIRAAGRTAPEILSELHRRLSNDDRTERDETVTQLREIALLRLQQAAAPDAVTQEAT from the coding sequence ATGAGCGTTCACGACTTCAACGAGCTGCCGGCGTCCGAGGCCGAGCGCCTGCTCCGCTCCTGCCTCCCCGTCGAGCGCTGGATCTCGACGGTCGCGCAAGGCCGCCCGTACGCCGACTGGCCGGCGCTGCGATCCACTGCCGAGTCCGCCGCCGCGCACCTGTCCGACGACGAGCTGGAGACTGCGCTCGCCGGCCACCCGCGCATCGGCGAACGGGCGAGCGGGCCCCGGCACGAGGCCGCTCACAGCGCCCGCGAGCAGTCCGGCGTCGACCGTGACGACCCCGCGGTGGCGCGGGCTCTCGCCGAGGGCAACGCCGCGTACGAACGACGGTTCGACCGGGTGTTCCTCATCCGCGCCGCCGGCCGCACCGCCCCCGAGATCCTGTCCGAGCTGCACCGACGCCTGTCCAACGACGACCGCACCGAGCGCGACGAGACGGTCACCCAGCTGCGCGAGATCGCCCTCCTGCGGCTGCAGCAGGCTGCCGCGCCCGACGCCGTGACCCAGGAGGCCACCTGA
- the uraD gene encoding 2-oxo-4-hydroxy-4-carboxy-5-ureidoimidazoline decarboxylase, with the protein MSAGLTAPPRRTTTHPVDEVLPPRKLAVYGIQHVLAFYAGAVIVPILLANGIGLSDQQLIHLINADLFTCGIASIIQSVGFWKVGVRLPLLQGVTFTAVSPMIAIGTAAGGGTDGLLTIYGAVIVAGLFTFFLAPYFSKLLRFFPPVVTGTVITIIGLALLPVAAADAVGGAGPTLHPDSGRYMAYALGTLALIVVIQRIFKGFMATVAVLVGLVVGTGVAWMLGDAHFDSVGEAQWAGVTTPFYFGWPTFSVAAIISMVVVMLITAVETTGDVFATGEIVEKRVGKEDVARALRADGLATVIGGGLNSFPYTCFAENVGLVRLTRIKSRWVVAAAGGFMILLGLVPKAGAVVAGIPHPVLGGAALAMFATVAVVGFQTLSRVDFHDHRNVVIVATSVGLAMYVTAQPEVSKAVPDWAEIILGSGITLGSITAIVLNVLFHHVGSHRGPAVAGSPGALIRLSEVNAMSREQFVETFGGLFQGSSHVAERAFDSRPFSDTRDLRRAFQEAFYTLDDDEQERLIDSYPDLGADSVADGEAGEDSLRDQSTLGLTRLDDRAHEELAELTSLYRSRFGFPLVTCVRDRDSFDQVLRTGWERLDNAPSQEHAAALVEIANIAGHRFDDLVADANPIHSARTRFAEGS; encoded by the coding sequence ATGTCCGCAGGCCTGACAGCACCGCCTCGACGTACGACCACGCACCCGGTCGACGAGGTCCTGCCGCCGCGCAAGCTCGCGGTCTACGGCATCCAGCACGTCCTCGCGTTCTACGCCGGAGCCGTGATCGTCCCGATCCTGCTCGCCAACGGCATCGGACTGAGCGACCAGCAGCTCATCCACCTCATCAACGCCGACCTGTTCACCTGCGGCATCGCCTCGATCATCCAGTCGGTCGGCTTCTGGAAGGTCGGCGTACGGCTGCCGCTGCTGCAGGGCGTGACCTTCACGGCCGTCTCGCCGATGATCGCCATCGGCACCGCTGCCGGCGGTGGCACCGACGGGCTGCTCACGATCTACGGAGCGGTCATCGTCGCGGGCCTGTTCACGTTCTTCCTCGCGCCCTACTTCAGCAAGCTGCTCCGGTTCTTCCCGCCGGTCGTGACGGGCACGGTCATCACGATCATCGGTCTCGCCCTGCTGCCGGTCGCGGCCGCGGACGCCGTGGGAGGCGCCGGCCCGACCCTGCACCCCGACAGCGGGCGCTACATGGCCTACGCCCTCGGCACGCTCGCGCTGATCGTCGTGATCCAGCGGATCTTCAAGGGCTTCATGGCGACCGTCGCCGTGCTCGTCGGCCTGGTCGTCGGCACGGGCGTGGCCTGGATGCTCGGCGACGCGCACTTCGACTCGGTCGGCGAGGCACAGTGGGCGGGGGTGACCACGCCGTTCTACTTCGGCTGGCCGACGTTCTCGGTCGCCGCGATCATCTCGATGGTCGTCGTCATGCTCATCACGGCCGTCGAGACCACCGGCGACGTGTTCGCGACCGGCGAGATCGTCGAGAAGCGGGTCGGCAAGGAGGACGTCGCGCGAGCGCTGCGCGCCGACGGCCTGGCCACCGTCATCGGCGGCGGCCTCAACTCCTTCCCCTACACCTGCTTCGCCGAGAACGTCGGCCTGGTGCGTCTCACCCGCATCAAGAGCCGCTGGGTCGTCGCGGCCGCCGGCGGGTTCATGATCCTGCTCGGGCTCGTACCCAAGGCCGGAGCGGTCGTCGCCGGGATCCCCCACCCGGTGCTCGGCGGAGCCGCCCTCGCGATGTTCGCCACCGTCGCCGTCGTCGGCTTCCAGACCCTCTCGCGGGTCGACTTCCACGACCACCGCAATGTCGTCATCGTCGCCACCTCGGTCGGTCTCGCGATGTACGTCACGGCCCAGCCCGAGGTGTCCAAGGCCGTCCCTGACTGGGCCGAGATCATCCTCGGCTCGGGCATCACGCTCGGCTCGATCACCGCGATCGTCCTCAACGTGCTGTTCCACCACGTCGGCTCCCACCGCGGCCCCGCCGTCGCCGGGTCGCCCGGAGCGCTGATCCGCCTGAGCGAGGTCAACGCCATGTCGCGCGAGCAGTTCGTCGAGACGTTCGGCGGCCTGTTCCAGGGGTCCAGCCATGTCGCCGAGCGAGCGTTCGACTCGCGGCCGTTCAGCGACACCCGCGACCTGCGCCGCGCGTTCCAGGAAGCGTTCTACACCCTCGACGACGACGAGCAGGAGCGCCTCATCGACTCCTACCCCGACCTCGGCGCCGACAGCGTCGCCGACGGCGAGGCCGGCGAGGACTCCCTGCGCGACCAGTCGACGCTGGGCCTCACCCGCCTCGACGACCGCGCACACGAAGAGCTCGCCGAGCTCACATCGCTCTACCGCAGCCGGTTCGGGTTCCCACTCGTCACCTGCGTCCGCGACCGCGACTCCTTCGACCAGGTGCTGCGTACCGGCTGGGAGCGCCTCGACAACGCGCCCTCGCAGGAGCACGCTGCTGCTCTGGTCGAGATCGCCAACATCGCCGGCCACCGGTTCGACGACCTGGTCGCCGACGCCAACCCGATCCATTCCGCCCGCACGAGATTCGCCGAGGGGTCATGA
- the pucL gene encoding factor-independent urate hydroxylase: protein MAHHLGSNQYGKAENRVVRIYRDTDRHEIRDLNVSTALRGDFTAAHTTGDQAGVLPTDTQKNTAFAWARKHGVSSVEDYALALGARLLEASPAATSSRVEVDEYAWDRITVDGRPHDHAFVRRGDGTRTTIVTQERDGQTHVVSGVKDLVVLKSTGSEFKGFLKDEFTTLPEADDRILATSLVARWRYDGTDVEWNTTFDEIRATLLATFATTYSRALQESLYAMGSAVLDHRPEVAEIRFSAPNKHHFLYDLDRFGIDNPGEVFHAADRPYGLIEACVERDGASDPGTAWLATPGFC, encoded by the coding sequence ATGGCTCATCACCTCGGCTCCAACCAGTACGGCAAGGCGGAGAACCGCGTCGTCCGCATCTACCGCGACACCGACCGCCACGAGATCCGCGACCTCAACGTGTCGACGGCCCTGCGCGGCGACTTCACCGCGGCGCACACGACCGGTGACCAGGCCGGCGTCCTGCCCACCGACACGCAGAAGAACACCGCGTTCGCCTGGGCCAGGAAGCACGGTGTGAGCTCGGTCGAGGACTACGCGCTGGCCCTGGGAGCCCGTCTGCTGGAGGCGTCGCCCGCCGCGACGTCGAGCCGGGTCGAGGTCGATGAGTACGCCTGGGACCGCATCACCGTCGACGGCCGACCGCACGACCACGCGTTCGTCCGCCGAGGCGACGGCACGCGTACGACGATCGTCACCCAGGAGCGCGACGGGCAGACCCATGTCGTGTCGGGGGTCAAGGACCTGGTCGTGCTCAAGTCGACCGGCTCGGAGTTCAAGGGCTTCCTCAAGGACGAGTTCACGACGCTCCCCGAGGCGGACGACCGCATCCTCGCCACGTCCCTGGTCGCGCGGTGGCGCTACGACGGCACCGACGTCGAGTGGAACACGACCTTCGACGAGATCCGGGCGACGCTGCTCGCGACGTTCGCGACGACGTACAGCCGGGCGCTGCAGGAGTCGCTGTACGCGATGGGCAGCGCCGTGCTCGACCACCGGCCCGAAGTCGCCGAGATCCGGTTCTCCGCCCCCAACAAGCACCACTTCCTCTACGACCTCGACCGCTTCGGCATCGACAACCCCGGCGAGGTCTTCCACGCCGCCGACCGCCCGTACGGCCTGATCGAGGCCTGCGTCGAGCGCGACGGCGCGTCGGATCCCGGCACGGCGTGGCTCGCGACGCCCGGATTCTGCTGA
- a CDS encoding helix-turn-helix domain-containing protein, whose protein sequence is MSESSSRLEDALSELLERVGGVVVSDPQPDDVPITFDGSTIHVRVPAAEHDLSDGLSRLIQSVETELGAPLSSLPRAQKQHAVRLLEERGAFEMRRSAETVAEAMNLSRFTIYNYLNRMRESS, encoded by the coding sequence ATGAGTGAGTCGTCGTCCCGACTCGAGGACGCACTGTCCGAGCTGCTCGAACGCGTCGGTGGTGTCGTCGTCAGCGACCCCCAGCCCGACGACGTGCCGATCACCTTTGACGGCAGCACGATTCACGTGCGCGTGCCCGCTGCCGAGCACGACCTGTCGGACGGGCTGTCGCGGCTGATCCAGTCGGTCGAGACCGAGCTCGGCGCCCCGCTGTCGTCGTTGCCGCGCGCCCAGAAGCAGCACGCCGTACGCCTGCTGGAGGAGCGTGGGGCGTTCGAGATGCGCCGCTCGGCCGAGACGGTCGCCGAGGCGATGAACCTGTCGCGGTTCACGATCTACAACTACCTCAACCGGATGCGCGAGTCCTCCTGA
- a CDS encoding thiamine-binding protein encodes MRVRCEVTTEPFHGEGPLPPHVVAVADAFTAAGLTPDLGPLGTSASGDVSAVAAVLRDVTSAAFEAGAARVSVQVERADDE; translated from the coding sequence ATGCGCGTGCGATGCGAGGTCACGACCGAGCCCTTCCACGGGGAGGGGCCGCTGCCGCCCCATGTGGTGGCCGTCGCCGACGCGTTCACGGCCGCCGGCCTGACCCCCGACCTCGGCCCTCTCGGAACGTCAGCCTCCGGCGACGTGTCCGCAGTGGCGGCCGTGCTGCGCGACGTGACCAGCGCGGCGTTCGAGGCCGGTGCTGCGCGCGTCAGCGTCCAGGTGGAGCGGGCCGACGATGAGTGA